Proteins from a single region of Cydia pomonella isolate Wapato2018A chromosome 13, ilCydPomo1, whole genome shotgun sequence:
- the LOC133523972 gene encoding interferon-inducible double-stranded RNA-dependent protein kinase activator A homolog → MKMEGGVVHPHPGAVGVVHSGVPGVVHGMPVHGAGPDGEHAQHGPRRRYNNRPKPPNNLERLPLDEAAKREMESLPMKTPVSVLQELLARRGTVPKYELVQIEGMIHEPTFRYRVTVADLVAMGTGRSKKEAKHSAAKALLDKLTGAAPADPPANGTVPETTGGAVVSSFEDKLMGNPVGWLQELCMSRFWPPPSYHAENDDNVNRRLPHERQFTIICTLLKRREVGTGKSKKLAKRQAAYKMWQALQDNPPEAFQPDEEGVAARYADLKDSKISTLTTSHSHKVSQFHKHLKQSVGPNLAKLQVTPLNNKDFNFVQFLQEIASEQSFEVTYVDIEEKSMSGRCQCLVQLSTLPVAVCYGSGLSSKDAQASAAQNALEYLKIMTKK, encoded by the exons ATGAAG ATGGAGGGAGGCGTAGTTCACCCGCACCCGGGAGCGGTCGGCGTGGTGCACAGCGGAGTGCCGGGAGTCGTGCACGGGATGCCCGTGCACGGAGCGGGCCCGGACGGCGAGCACGCCCAGCACGGGCCGCGCCGCCGCTACAACAACCGCCCTAAACCGCCTAACAACTTAGAGAGGCTGCCGTTAGACGAGGCTGCTAAGAGA GAAATGGAATCTCTCCCTATGAAGACTCCGGTCTCGGTTCTCCAAGAGCTGTTGGCTCGCCGAGGAACCGTGCCTAAGTATGAACTGGTGCAGATCGAAGGCATGATCCATGAACCTACATTCCGTTATCGAGTGACTGTCGCTGATCTTGTTG cTATGGGCACTGGACGTTCAAAGAAGGAGGCCAAGCACTCTGCAGCTAAGGCTCTGCTTGACAAGCTGACTGGTGCTGCCCCGGCTGACCCACCAGCTAATGGAACTGTGCCCGAGAC TACCGGCGGAGCGGTGGTGTCGTCGTTTGAAGACAAGCTGATGGGCAACCCGGTGGGCTGGCTGCAGGAGCTCTGCATGTCTCGCTTCTGGCCGCCGCCTTCCTACCATGCTGAGAACGACGACAATGTCAATAGAC GGCTCCCGCACGAGCGGCAGTTCACGATCATCTGCACGCTGCTGAAGCGCCGCGAGGTGGGCACGGGCAAGTCCAAGAAGCTCGCCAAGCGCCAGGCCGCCTACAAGATGTGGCAGGCGCTGCAGGACAACCCGCCCGAGGCCTTCCAGCCCGATGAGGAG GGAGTGGCGGCCCGCTACGCCGACCTGAAAGACAGTAAAATCTCCACTCTGACTACCAGTCACAGCCACAAGGTGTCACAGTTTCACAAGCATCTCAAACAGTCTGTCGGCCCCAACCTGGCCAAGTTGCAG GTGACCCCGCTGAACAACAAGGACTTCAACTTCGTGCAGTTCCTGCAGGAGATCGCGTCGGAGCAGTCGTTCGAGGTGACGTACGTGGACATCGAGGAGAAGTCCATGTCGGGGCGCTGCCAGTGCCTGGTGCAGCTGTCCACGCTGCCCGTGGCCGTGTGCTACGGCAGCGGGCTCAGCAGCAAGGACGCGCAGGCCTCCGCCGCGCAGAACGCGCTCGAGTACCTCAAGATCATGACCAAGAAGTGA
- the LOC133523971 gene encoding uncharacterized protein LOC133523971 isoform X1, producing MFTSLTLYFSPFLRHKEEFSLLQIFKPLYLVLCVFGLIPCSINFPKKKKNCTILLKPYFSRSLRALFILLVVYIFFGLHVHQVITSSEDNVLAEGAMAKANYVIELITAILFCTTTYFCVHRKKDVYASMFRHITRAWDDLNYVNRDMILSRLRVQVNCVVFGNLIMILIMLTTVTFVGQSSLWKRILITFSFNIPEMIQFIVVAFYFVLILTVVALLKNIESHCKMFKQVRRIIKGSEVELARSSVTLSQMQTVYVTAMRVKRQINEVFQAPILFTLLQCFHTAVSESCDLCLGLFYKDNFSVQHIIECSFWVMLQFIKVYVLARSGSLLKSEADNIGRIIHDIPNSEEEDIDLFMEIQHFSTLMNFQDTEISIYGYFVLEAPLMFNVSSDSESASFEEVEILIQQLFG from the exons atgtttacttcACTGACACTGTACTTCTCCCCATTTCTGAGACACAAAGAAGAATTTTCTTTGCTGCAAATTTTCAAGCCTCTATACCTAGTgctatgtgtttttggattaaTTCCCTGTTCGATcaatttcccgaaaaaaaagaaaaactgcaCCATCTTACTAAAGCCCTATTTTAGCCGCTCACTTCGCGCTCTTTTTATCCTACTcgttgtttacatattttttggacttcaCGTACACCAAGTAATAACATCAAGTGAAGACAATGTTCTTGCCGAGGGCGCTATGGCAAAAGCCAATTACGTGATTGAACTAATTACAGCAATTCTCTTCTGTACTACTACATATTTCTGTGTGCATCGTAAGAAGGATGTATATGCGTCAATGTTCAGGCACATCACCCGGGCCTGGGACGATCTAAATTACGTTAATAGAGACATGATTTTAAGTCGCCTGCGCGTGCAAGTTAACTGTGTAGTTTTCGGAAatctaattatgattttgatcATGCTTACAACCGTCACGTTCGTAGGGCAATCCAGTTTATGGAAAAGAATATTGATAACGTTTTCTTTCAATATACCCGAGATGATACAATTCATTGTCGTAGCTTTCTATTTTGTACTTATATTGACGGTAGTCGCACTGTTGAAGAATATCGAGAGTCATTGCAAGATGTTCAAGCAAGTCCGGAGAATCATTAAGGGATCGGAAGTGGAGTTGGCGCGTAGTTCAGTAACGCTGTCTCAGATGCAGACTGTGTACGTGACAGCGATGCGTGTCAAGAGACAAATAAATGAGGTGTTCCAAGCTCCGATCCTGTTTACTCTGTTACAATGCTTTCACACGGCAGTCAGCGAGTCTTGCGACTTGTGCTTGGGACTATTTTATAAGGACAACTTTAGCGTTCAACACATCATTGAATGCTCTTTTTGGGTCATGTTACAATTCATAAAGGTTTACGTTTTGGCACGATCTGGGAGCTTATTGAAATCAGAG GCTGACAACATCGGACGTATAATCCATGATATACCAAATAGTGAAGAAGAAGACATAGATTTATTCATGGAG ATTCAACATTTTTCGACTTTGATGAATTTTCAAGATACCGAGATTAGCATTTATGGCTATTTTGTACTAGAAGCTCCGCTCATGTTTAATGTAAGTTCAGATTCAGAATCAGCGTCATTTGAAGAAGTAGAAATTCTGATACAACAACTGTTTGGTTAA
- the LOC133523982 gene encoding metacaspase-2-like isoform X2: MLLEESHPRDLERIMNKGPPAGNIIRKQVSLLPKYQLTVTPIDARSVTIHLMLLNHNHLSENMDQLTAGDSHKSYLIVGDSENYLLLLTQFTDKDFISVYDGTMKYEVTRKLQNEHKILIHCVSSVIVGIDVQADYLFLDLESQAPREIDHALWPNLNTSRPNISIRQTAITDVYKERKRKNDSDITQCKEKKKRDYTLTQKLNALKESFCKTSKILKTDIDKSVEMSNKVIHDLLDSKNRPRFPENSQITIEAADEFPTVDLTKGIIDSSNNRPSFPENSPAVKYPTVDLTKNVIADQLEEITINDNDDYIDDLQIDSILSKIESEISANDPISNNMQYNNVLETNIPTQSNIHFNAKPMPEAQKVELKYRNMNNTQNLANKSSRCARDLNKRKKIKSNFSFMDKIENKANTAEDSIEKNIDKSIDSGFSDAIKSQINKFLQRAQNTTKPKIPVIDDLLDNSMAQEIPEVVDGYRQENTNTTCSKSNNEVQYGEIKIQAKVMPHDVDKHEQPDVNDENYDFDENLDLPEVNLKTVQIIKSNQYEQKHDQNFDSTTVEYDKMDMSDNLQETNKPDDSNDFHAIYPTVPLNTNLKHNPITNQNLALSSNITRDNSIPVNLLQTTGMNESEEENFNSEKENFHPLLTLELNQYAENQAHTISIGLNESDQKSITYKKTGIQENKTIEERKSCNLSRDMVTPLHKNLELNPVTLNHDSPMKIVPKRWEFTLNKHLPIQTLETVSNKTAPVGLPDVSDKILATYKPIELNNFEQKIMTSNRMDMQNNIQKSNTPSQRIDYDQTPQLIRTWNTITHSNESLKNIAYDISNVNSLETITKPNVSNNALIPYNHSVETIGESHSQRPTKLKSFITYSDYQNEFGQDINDLLAGRIMNQNNHQSGPSDYGATNANLVLTDQMRPIDPSNDLVSRFNMKPMRSNENLTRNINRSCDFYNVPSIGNKNSCPSDTKQVKQEKHEDSNNHNETYFKRFSYTATKVDVCTKKYAPDHELRITRKLKLNVDVTEIMKQNNTNQTNEGYNGNTYKEHDDMKPKQNNDNVCENVTTEDMTNKNYVIVNNKPDLNENSNARKSIQESIKDKPKYSATNNSIGNILQKYSQKLVKPETPTPSSSKLNNTADTTSAKTIEHTVPKSRKPFKITDINGVEMPISLDLTYSNKPVVNSQIESVATAKRIKDETKENLQLYKSEDINVAPKTNYNNKTVDYNQSFESPISVHSLKLDSIEDIKNENIFNAKQDMKDESMFNPKLLLQYCTESNEDTNVIAPPAGFRDNSPVHSSIASQEITDFYNNDDQMENMEDKFNSAGDLQFPKEMETWCLSKDDETYESPMRSAPWVISQRAHTNLGARRDKLCQFKFVRKKTYRP; this comes from the exons ATAATGAACAAAGGTCCACCAGCCGGAAACATAATACGAAAGCAAGTCAGCCTCCTACCGAAATATCAATTAACCGTAACACCAATCGACGCCCGATCAGTAACCATCCATCTGATGTTGCTAAATCACAATCATCTGTCTGAGAACATGGACCAGCTTACTGCGGGGGACAGCCATAAGAGTTACTTGATCGTTGGGGATTCGGAGAATTATCTGTTGTTGCTGACTCAATTCAC tgatAAGGACTTCATAAGCGTCTATGATGGAACAATGAAATACGAAGTTACAAGAAAACTCCAAAATGAACATAAAATATTGATCCACTGCGTGAGTTCTGTTATTG TTGGCATCGACGTGCAAGctgattatttatttcttgattTGGAATCGCAAGCACCACGTGAAATTGACCATGCTCTTTGGCCTAATTTAAACACATCCAGGCCAAATATTTCAATAAGGCAAACTGCCATAACAGATGTATATAAAGAAAGAAAGCGGAAGAACGATTCTGACATTAcacaatgtaaagaaaaaaagaaacgtgATTACACTTTGACACAAAAACTTAATGCACTAAAAGAGTCGTTTTGTAAAACTTCGAAGATATTGAAAACGGATATAGATAAATCAGTAGAAATGTCGAATAAAGTTATACATGACCTACTGGACAGCAAAAATAGGCCCCGATTTCCAGAGAATAGCCAAATAACCATTGAAGCGGCTGATGAATTTCCTACAGTTGATCTCACAAAAGGCATTATAGATAGTTCAAATAATAGACCCAGCTTTCCAGAAAACAGTCCAGCAGTGAAGTATCCAACTGTAGATCTCACTAAAAATGTAATAGCCGACCAATTGGAAGAAATTACAATCAATGACAACGATGATTACATAGATGATTTACAGATTGACAGTATATTGAGCAAGATAGAATCTGAAATTTCAGCAAATGATCCTATTTCTAATAATatgcaatataataatgtcctTGAGACTAATATTCCGACGCAGTCCAATATACACTTTAATGCTAAACCAATGCCGGAAGCTCAAAAAGTGGAACTCAAATATAGGAATATGAATAACACACAAAATTTGGCAAATAAATCCAGCCGATGTGCTAGAGACTTgaataaacgtaaaaaaattaaatccaaTTTCAGTTTCAtggataaaatagaaaataaagcGAATACTGCTGAGGACagcattgaaaaaaatattgacaaaaGCATTGATAGTGGATTTTCTGATGCAATTAAATctcaaataaataagtttttacagCGGGCACAAAATACAACTAAACCTAAAATACCAGTAATAGATGATCTGCTTGATAATTCAATGGCCCAAGAAATACCAGAAGTAGTTGACGGTTATAGACAAGAAAATACTAACACTACTTGCAGCAAATCAAACAATGAGGTACAATATGGCGAAATTAAAATTCAGGCTAAAGTCATGCCACATGATGTTGATAAACATGAACAACCTGATGTAAATGATGAAAACTATGACTTCGATGAAAATCTCGACTTGCCAGAAGTAAATTTAAAGACTGTACAAATTATAAAATCCAATCAATATGAACAAAAACATGATCAAAACTTCGACAGTACAACTGTAGAATATGACAAAATGGATATGAGTGACAATCTACAAGAAACTAATAAGCCTGACGATAGTAATGATTTTCACGCAATATATCCAACTGTGCCGCTAAATACTAACTTGAAACATAATCCCATTACAAACCAAAACCTTGCGCTTAGTTCTAACATTACGAGGGATAATAGCATACCAGTCAATTTATTGCAAACTACGGGAATGAATGAATCAGAAGAAGAAAATTTTAACtcagaaaaagaaaattttcACCCTTTGCTAACTTTAGAACTGAATCAATATGCAGAAAACCAAGCACATACTATCAGCATTGGTTTAAATGAATCTGATCAAAAAAGTATTACATATAAGAAAACTGGCATCcaagaaaacaaaacaattgaagAAAGAAAAAGTTGTAATCTAAGCCGTGATATGGTTACGCCGTTACATAAAAACTTGGAACTCAATCCAGTTACACTTAATCACGATAGTCCTATGAAAATTGTTCCTAAACGATGGGAGTttacattaaataaacatttaccaATTCAGACATTGGAAACTGTATCTAACAAAACTGCTCCTGTGGGGTTGCCAGATGTTAGTGACAAGATTTTGGCAACTTATAAACCCATAGAACTTAATAATTTTGAGCAAAAGATTATGACTAGTAATCGAATGGACatgcaaaataatatacaaaaaagtaATACACCTAGCCAGAGGATTGATTATGACCAAACTCCACAGCTGATCAGGACTTGGAACACAATTACACATTCTAACGAAAGTCTGAAAAACATAGcatatgatatttctaacgttaatTCGTTAGAAACTATTACCAAACCAAATGTTTCCAATAATGCTCTGATACCATATAATCACAGTGTTGAAACTATCGGGGAAAGTCATAGTCAACGACCAACCAAGCTGAAATCTTTTATAACATATTCTGATTATCAAAATGAATTTGGTCAAGATATCAATGATTTGCTTGCTGGCAGAATAATGAACCAAAATAATCATCAAAGTGGTCCATCAGACTATGGCGCAACTAACGCCAATCTGGTTTTAACAGACCAAATGAGACCTATAGATCCTAGTAACGATTTAGTAAGTAGATTTAATATGAAACCTATGAGGAGTAACGAAAATTTGACGAGGAATATCAATCGATCTTGTGATTTTTACAATGTCCCAAGCATAGGTAATAAAAATTCATGCCCTTCGGATACAAAACAAGTTAAGCAAGAAAAGCATGAAGATTCAAACAATCACAACGAAACCTACTTTAAACGATTCTCTTACACTGCAACAAAAGTAGATGTCTGCACAAAGAAATATGCTCCCGACCATGAACTCCGAATTACAAGAAAACTAAAGTTAAATGTAGATGTAACAGAAATAATGAAACAGAACAATACCAATCAAACCAATGAAGGATATAATGGTAATACTTATAAAGAACACGATGACATGAAACCTAAACAAAACAATGACAATGTATGCGAAAATGTCACTACAGAAGATATGACTAATAAAAATTACGTCATTGTAAACAATAAACCTGATCTAAATGAAAATAGTAACGCAAGAAAGAGTATACAAGAAAGTATCAAAGATAAACCAAAGTATTCAGCAACAAATAACAGTATAGGgaacattttacaaaaatatagtcaAAAATTGGT CAAACCTGAAACGCCTACACCATCTTCTAGCAAGCTTAATAATACAGCTGACACCACCAGCGCTAAAACTATTGAGCACACCGTACCCAAATCCAGAAAACCATTTAAAATTACCGATATTAATGGAGTAGAGATGCCTATATCTCTCGATTTGACATACAGCAATAAACCAGTTGTTAATAGTCAGATCGAATCTGTTGCAACAGCTAAAAGAATCAAAGATGAAACCAAAGAAAATTTACAATTGTATAAGTCAGAAGATATTAATGTGGCCCCTAAAACTAACTACAACAATAAAACAGTTGACTACAATCAATCTTTCGAATCACCTATTTCGGTGCACAGTTTAAAATTAGACTCAATAGAAGATATAAAGAACGAAAATATATTCAACGCCAAACAAGATATGAAAGACGAAAGTATGTTTAATCCAAAATTACTATTACAATACTGTACTGAAAGTAATGAGGACACGAATGTAATAGCTCCGCCAGctggttttagagataattCGCCAGTTCATTCATCTATAGCTAGTCAAGAAATTACAGACTTTTACAACAATGATGATCAAATGGAAAATATGGAAGATAAATTCAATAGTGCGGGGGATTTGCAATTTCCTAAAGAAATGGAAACATGGTGTTTATCCAAAGATGACGAAACATATGAGTCACCAATGCGATCGGCTCCTTGGGTCATTTCACAACGGGCACATACTAATTTAGGTGCAAGACGCGATAAGTTGTGCCAGTTCAAGTTTGTAAGGAAAAAGACGTATAGGCCTTAA
- the LOC133524635 gene encoding gustatory receptor 68a-like has product MFSSLRLYFSPFVKKNEELRLLQIFKPLYLVLSFLGLIPCSLDLPQGNVDCIILHKSAFKHSCSAFLTLLIVYVFFGLHVYEVLTSHEENILADDKMAKANYIIELVTQFTFCNATYFCVFRYKEIYVSILKEITRSWDDLPYVNRGIILGHLRVKVNCGVIGTICLILLTLTAVTYAGSSSLWKRILITMSFNLPEMIQFILVAFYYVFVLMVVALLKNIEDHCRMFMKARRSIKNCSKVVLGRIPITLSQMQCVYVKALRVKRQINVVFQAPIMFSLLQCFHTMVSESYDICQGLLYQDNFTTHNLVECSYWVLLQMLKIYALARSGSLLKLEALKIGRTIHNIRSDDEEIKLLVEIQHFSTLMAFQSTEITIFGYFPLEAPLMFNMVAAAAMYLIILVQFAKAH; this is encoded by the exons GTACTTCTCCCCTTTTGTCAAAAAGAACGAGGAATTACGCTTACTCCAGATCTTTAAGCCTTTGTACCTTGTGCTCTCATTTCTCGGACTTATCCCGTGTTCATTAGATTTACCACAAGGAAATGTAGACTGCATTATTTTGCACAAGTCCGCTTTTAAACATTCATGTAGTGCTTTTTTAACGCTGCTTATAGTATACGTGTTTTTTGGACTCCACGTATATGAAGTTTTAACCTCACATGAAGAGAATATTCTAGCTGACGATAAAATGGCGAAGGCCAATTACATAATTGAGCTGGTCACACAATTTACGTTCTGTAATGCTACGTATTTCTGCGTTTTCCGATACAAAGAGATATACGTGTCCATTTTAAAAGAGATCACTCGGTCTTGGGATGACCTGCCTTATGTCAATAGAGGGATTATTCTAGGACATCTTCGGGTAAAAGTTAACTGTGGAGTTATCGGGACCATATGTCTAATCCTGCTCACACTTACGGCCGTTACGTACGCTGGCTCATCTAGCTTATGGAAAAGGATATTGATAACAATGTCTTTCAATTTACCAGAGatgatacagtttattttagttGCTTTCTATTATGTGTTTGTGTTGATGGTAGTGGCATTGTTGAAGAACATAGAAGATCACTGCAGGATGTTCATGAAGGCGCGAAGAAGTATAAAGAACTGTTCAAAAGTGGTGTTGGGACGGATTCCTATAACATTGTCTCAAATGCAGTGTGTGTATGTTAAGGCGCTGCGTGTCAAGAGACAGATCAATGTTGTTTTCCAAGCTCCTATTATGTTTTCCCTGCTCCAATGCTTCCACACGATGGTCAGCGAATCCTATGACATCTGCCAAGGACTTCTTTATCAAGACAACTTTACAACTCACAACTTGGTTGAATGCTCCTATTGGGTTTTGTTGCAAATGTTGAAGATTTATGCTCTGGCACGTTCAGGATCCTTATTAAAATTAGAG GCGCTCAAAATTGGACGAACAATACATAACATTAGAAGTGACGATgaagaaataaaactgttagTTGAG attcaacatttttctACGTTAATGGCATTCCAAAGCACTGAAATCACAATTTTCGGCTATTTCCCATTAGAGGCTCCACTCATGTTCAAT atGGTCGCAGCAGCAGCGATGTACTTGATAATACTTGTACAGTTCGCGAAAGCTCATTAA
- the LOC133523971 gene encoding uncharacterized protein LOC133523971 isoform X2: MFTSLTLYFSPFLRHKEEFSLLQIFKPLYLVLCVFGLIPCSINFPKKKKNCTILLKPYFSRSLRALFILLVVYIFFGLHVHQVITSSEDNVLAEGAMAKANYVIELITAILFCTTTYFCVHRKKDVYASMFRHITRAWDDLNYVNRDMILSRLRVQVNCVVFGNLIMILIMLTTVTFVGQSSLWKRILITFSFNIPEMIQFIVVAFYFVLILTVVALLKNIESHCKMFKQVRRIIKGSEVELARSSVTLSQMQTVYVTAMRVKRQINEVFQAPILFTLLQCFHTAVSESCDLCLGLFYKDNFSVQHIIECSFWVMLQFIKVYVLARSGSLLKSEADNIGRIIHDIPNSEEEDIDLFMEMVAAAAMYLVILVQFAA; this comes from the exons atgtttacttcACTGACACTGTACTTCTCCCCATTTCTGAGACACAAAGAAGAATTTTCTTTGCTGCAAATTTTCAAGCCTCTATACCTAGTgctatgtgtttttggattaaTTCCCTGTTCGATcaatttcccgaaaaaaaagaaaaactgcaCCATCTTACTAAAGCCCTATTTTAGCCGCTCACTTCGCGCTCTTTTTATCCTACTcgttgtttacatattttttggacttcaCGTACACCAAGTAATAACATCAAGTGAAGACAATGTTCTTGCCGAGGGCGCTATGGCAAAAGCCAATTACGTGATTGAACTAATTACAGCAATTCTCTTCTGTACTACTACATATTTCTGTGTGCATCGTAAGAAGGATGTATATGCGTCAATGTTCAGGCACATCACCCGGGCCTGGGACGATCTAAATTACGTTAATAGAGACATGATTTTAAGTCGCCTGCGCGTGCAAGTTAACTGTGTAGTTTTCGGAAatctaattatgattttgatcATGCTTACAACCGTCACGTTCGTAGGGCAATCCAGTTTATGGAAAAGAATATTGATAACGTTTTCTTTCAATATACCCGAGATGATACAATTCATTGTCGTAGCTTTCTATTTTGTACTTATATTGACGGTAGTCGCACTGTTGAAGAATATCGAGAGTCATTGCAAGATGTTCAAGCAAGTCCGGAGAATCATTAAGGGATCGGAAGTGGAGTTGGCGCGTAGTTCAGTAACGCTGTCTCAGATGCAGACTGTGTACGTGACAGCGATGCGTGTCAAGAGACAAATAAATGAGGTGTTCCAAGCTCCGATCCTGTTTACTCTGTTACAATGCTTTCACACGGCAGTCAGCGAGTCTTGCGACTTGTGCTTGGGACTATTTTATAAGGACAACTTTAGCGTTCAACACATCATTGAATGCTCTTTTTGGGTCATGTTACAATTCATAAAGGTTTACGTTTTGGCACGATCTGGGAGCTTATTGAAATCAGAG GCTGACAACATCGGACGTATAATCCATGATATACCAAATAGTGAAGAAGAAGACATAGATTTATTCATGGAG ATGGTCGCCGCAGCAGCGATGTACTTAGTGATCCTCGTACAGTTCGCTGCATGA